The genomic region CAGTGTTTCCATCTGCAGCAGCTTGTTCCCTTGGTCCTTTAAGCACTCACGCTTCATTTCAATGACAAATAACAGGCTCTCCTGCTCCTGCTCCCAGAATTCACCAGGGCTGCCATGAGTCTGGGACGAAAATACAGATGCAGCTGAATACTACAGCTATCAGAAGCACGCATTATTTGACAATAGATCTCCACTCATAACAAACCTCAATATTTCTCTGAAGGTCCCTCTTGAGTGTGGACTCCTCCGCCCTGCGCTTTAACTCGTTGAACAGCTTCAGCTCCGACGTCAGCTCTTCAATCTGATCCTGAGTTCATAGAAAGTTCAGACCAATCACTTTTGAAGTCAAGTCTGGGATGACTGGCTTGACATGGGAAGTATATTAGATCAGTTctcaatcaaattaattaaggCAAATCAGAGAAGTGATGTTACAAATAGACATGCTTTACCTTCAAAGCATTCTCAGCTGCTGCATGAGACTCATTTAAAACATTCTTCTCTTCATTGTGTAATCGCTGTAGCTCTGCaatgtaaattattaaatatcgttattcacacacacacacacacagacagacagacacacagtgTTAGCAATTTATGTGCTGCTAGCTCTGACCTTCAGTTTCGCTCTCATGCCGTTCTAAGgtgctcctcatctgtttttCATGGAGATCATTTAGATCAGCAGTTATCTCAGTTTTCACCTGTTAACACAAGACatgttgcatttatttattaatgccATATGAGCAGCAATTGGCTATTTTTAATGGCAAATTCAGAATAGCAGAAATTAACTCGtgcattaatttaaaaaaaaatcttagatCTTAGATGACAAAAATGTGAGCAAACtatcataaaaaaatatcttaagaGCAAAGACTTAAGTTTGgtctaattttaaaaaaggcTCTTGGCAGATTATTGTTGAAGTTAAAAGTGAAACCAAACAAATTAACTTTatgaaaatcaaagccataaatCGAAAACAAGTTGTGCTCTAAATTTGAGTTTGATATCTCCAAAAATTTCAaaattcagtccgatttgggtGCAGtggaacattttaaaataaaattgcattatttaattttttattatttttttattatttcaattgGGAAATTTTTGTCTAAAAGGTCCTGAGAGGAACTCTTTTGTGCAACTAgtgcaaaatatatttaaaaaggaaATGTGGGTGAAATAGTAAAATTCCAATACAAATACACACCTATGCCATTCTACAACATAAAACTTTACAATTTTCCCAGGAGAAgtctttttaaaaacatcaatTTATGAAGTTTCCGAATAAAGGCATTTCAGACAATCTCAATCTaattaaaaatgtcataataTTGATTAATTACCTTTCAGAGAGGCAAATTTGGtggagaaaaaataaaacaaaaacaaacaaatgcataTTATCACATATACACAGTCACcattaaaaaaatcctgaatGATTTCTCATTACCTTgtataaaagtaataattaattattaaaacaaaaaacactaaacTAAACTGTGCTGGAACGGATAGTGAAGGACAATAGCAGAGCTATACTATATAAATATTTCACGttgaataacaaaaaaataaataaaataagaaccaTTATTGTTTAGCCTATACAtaaatcacataaaaaaaataaaaataaaaaaaagacatcaGCATAGCTAGTTAAACCTCTAAaaaaattttgaatttttttaatatatacatttgtgaatacatttatatacatttcTTATTTATGTAGTGTGTAACATAGCTgtctgtgaatgtaaaaggtctgcaaagtttcaaaaatCAAAGTGCAAATAAATGGAGTTATTGTCTCTACTTTGACCCGCCCTCAAACACTGCAGTTGTAGATGAGGCCTGGAGGAGTTTGGTTCACAGATTGTCAACATGTTGAGATGTTGTAGTTTTCTGCGTTGCAAAAGTAAATCAACTTTGCATGCCCTTCAAAAGTATGAGGACTATAAAATACGATACAGTAAAATCGAAATAACCATAACCAACATTGTTTGTATAATTGtgtaaaaataatgatttttctGTTTGGATATGTGTTTGATTATAGTATTTATAAACggctgtttattaaaacaatacaaacataGAATGTCCCCATTTAAACAGCAAGTaaatatgtgtgtttgtgtatagtatattatatatatatatatatatatatatatatatatatatatatatatatatatatatatatatatatatatatatatatatatacacacacacacacacacagagcgagAGAGTAAgagattagatagatagatagaaactCATAAGAAATAAGTCTACAAGGCTTTAGACCACAAATAAACTCTTGGTGAAAGGTAAAAACACATGTAATCTTTTCTTCTCTGTTGTTAAGTGTTCTACGGTGTTTAAACACACAAGACAGTCCTCTTTATAGGGCAATGCATACCATCCCTCTCTGCAAACAGGTTTAGCTTTGTTGGTCAGAGGTTAGCACAAGGACAGATGTACAACAGCACACATTCCCAAACCCTGTACAGACAATCAGAACAACAGTGTGCAGAAACGGCCATGATCCCAATTATGCTGTAATGGAAAAGCATGTCTTGTTTATTGCAGCTGACAGCTCTATAATGTATAAGCTGCTGACATAATCTGGGATCAGAATACTAGTCTTTCTTGAATGGCTACATGAAGATACATGTACTTGCTACGGGTTCCATTCACAAGACAAAAAGAAAAGGCTTTCGAGATGAACAGCTTTTATACCCTACCTTTTCTGTAATGCTGTGGACTAAAGTGCAAATGTCTCCAGGATGGTCCTTGAGGAGCTGCTCTCTCTCCTGGTCTCCTGAAGCGGTTAAAACTGCATGTAGTATCTTTAGCTGCCACCCATAGGTTTCCAACTGATTCTCCAAACCAGAGTGTTGCTCCTCAGAAGAGTGTGTAACTAGAGGAGAACAATTGAACGTTACATTGTTTGCTCAACGGTACATCTGAAACAATATCTCGATGAGCGCATGCCAGGATCGCCCACGGCCAGCAACACAAGAATATTAACAGGTCCCTGCAACCTAACATCAGCACTACCAAAGCCTGCATTTTGCCAAGAACAACACGCTTCACAATGGGATCGTGGGACATTCAAAAGACACAGAATCATAAGCATGAAAAGCACACATTAATAGATAATAACCACCACACATGCATCATGCACATGTTCACATGACATGAATTGGAGAAAGCACTTACCACCTGCTTCCTGAAGTTTGATGTCCTTTGTGTGCTTCTTGCCATCTTgggctttattttttttctaaatgaagagaaaataaaaagtGATTTATTGCATGAAGCTTAAGGCAGCATTAATCATTCAAAACTAGCTGACAAGCTAAATCTACATGTGCATCTCTAACATTTCACAAGTGTCTTATAAATTGATATTTGTTGCATTCCAAAGCAGTCTTACATTACCGCTGAGATATGCACTCAAGATTGCACAACCATGACATCATCGACAAATCACTTTAAGTAGTACAGCGCACTTTAGAAACTCAACTTGTGTTTCTCAATTGGTAAGATAAGTGAAATCATACTTTGAATAGCTAAAAAATAAGGCCATTGCTTATTCTATATAGATCATATTAATTACAAAAAcagataaacaaaaaaaaaaattaaggccTATTCAAATCCTGCACATTCactactactgttcaaaagtgtgGGGTAGGTAAAAATTTGTTGTCTCTTATTTTTCAGAATctttactctagtcttcagtgtcagtgttgctgctcaagaaatgtattattattataaattatgaaaacagtTGTGATGCTTAATATTTGTGTAAACAGgaataaaaagcattttattCCAAAAAGAAAACTTTAATCTTACAAACATGTctggaaataaaaaaataaaaaaaactaaattataaaAGATTTAATCTTTGAATCACCCACCCTGACTTGCCATTGACCGATACgtgaaacattttaaaactgAGCAAAGTGATCACACTTAAATGTAGGATAAGACacattaaattttaaaaaagaaacctTTAACCTTATAAAATTGTCTTTACTGTAAATTTTGATAAATTGAATGCCTCTTTGCTGAATAATTTCTTTCATATAGCTTTTACTGACCctaaatgtttgaatggtaGAGACAGTGAGGTAGCGTGTAATAGTAGTAAAAATTGATCCAAAAGTGGAAAAGGAGGAGACAACACAATATAACTTTTCAAATGGATGGTTTTATTTTTGCTGAAAACATTGACACGTTTATTTTTTGGTTTATTAGCATGCACTCCACACATTTCACGAGCACTGAAATTTAGATAGAACGCTTTCATGTATGCATAGGGAGTCACGTTTTTGaaaattttatttcattacAGGATGTTGAATAGGTTGTACAATTATGgtctaaaaaataaatcaaaattccCCATGTTTTCTGTGCTGATGCGGAGGTGTTCATGTAACCAAAGGTTGGTGCTGTCAATAATGCACCTCAAAAGCTGTCAGAAGAACACGGTTTCACATGCACACTGTAGACTTTTGTGGCATATAACAGTTACAGTAACTTGGGACAATAAAAGTCATATAAGCATGTTACAATCATTATATGGCTTgagttaaaggaatagttcacgcaaaaataaaaattcttgaaatgaaatccttcattcatcttcagaacacaactgaagattgttttattaaatccgagagctctcggAGTCCTTAATAGACATATTTAATTTATCACTTTTTGAAGGCCTAGAAAGGTAGTAATGTCTTTACATTcagccctttcttcagttttagacgtTGAGCGAAGCTTAATATTGTCctaggttagaaaaactgtctgtggtgaaatgggccgagcaaacgaacaactttgaattaaattgttgcggtatctgattataataaacatcaaccattaCTGTTGaaattttttatctgtgggaagggtatgaaaagtcctcacgtcctcTGCACAGCCTGGATCATAACATTTCCACAATCTGCCATTTTCACTATCCTCGCATGGTTTACCTGCTGAAGTCCCGACGGCTGCGCAGTTCCGCCTGATAATGAACATTGGCTAACATGCAAATGTTGgaggcgtacatattaatgatcccagcaaTTGCATCActgttggcgttatgttgagaattgCTTGtgtttctgtggtgtttttcacaaacaagtttacatatgaaggaggcggcaatggtgtttgagactttGCCTGTGTCTCAATCAGTTCCTTAGTTCAGTAGaaagggcactgatcaggacataagtcaatgatGAAAATGAGTTCATTATTCTAAATTGGCAcacacagtcaccagatctcaacccaataaagcatctttggcatgtggtggaacgggagcttcatgccctggatgtgcatcccacaaatctccatcaactgcaagatgctatcctatcaatatgggccaacatttcaaaagaatgctttcatagcatttttcttcaataacgCACAGTATCGCTTCAATATCTGTGGGTGCAATACTGTCTGGTGTCTATGGAGGACTCCGAGTGCTCTgggatttcattaaaatatcttcagttgtgttccgatgatgaatgaaggtcttacaggtttggaacgacatgagggcaaataattaaatgacagaattttcatgttTGGGTAAAAAAAACCCTTTAAGATTATCTATTCCTTCATGAATTGAACAGTTTACCATCATACAAATTAAAAGTGTgaatggtctctctctctctctctctctctctcatacatgCGTATGTGAGGGAAGGGTGCGATTTTCAAATAATAGTTGAATAATTCCCAGTGATCATCGAAAATGATTTTTGCtcaaaatgcccatccctaatgCATAGGGAGCAAAGAAAGTGCCATTCCAGTAGAGCTGCATAATTAATCCTTAAAAGATTGTGATCTCGATTCAAATATGATTCCTAAATGACAATAATTTGGCTAGGTCTATTAAAATGTGTGCATCACAGCGAACATTCAGATCTGTGTTGGCATATAGAAAGCGGTTGTCATGTATTTGAAACCGCTTCACAAAGTCTTTTCAACCACACAGTATCATTTCTGTGATACAATAATTCTAACGATAACAGAAGTATTGGATATAGATTCAGATATAAAACACTGATGTCTACAGAAGCAATTAAAAgagtaaatcaactttttaaaaaagctTGACGCTTTAATTACATCATtatgccagtaggtggcgacaaATGACTTCAAATGTATGCCATCGACTCAATCATTCAagagatttattaaaaaagctGATTCATCCCTTAATGAAGTCTTTAGGAGTTattcaatcattcattcaaactgatttaaaaaataaataaattaaagtaaaacattttttaatcagACTGCAGTAATTAACACTTTGTCAGAACCTCTAGTGAATTGCATgtggttttttttgtgttgttgttcagTTGTCTATTCAGAATCGTGACCtttgttataaaaataaaataaaaaattcatcCAGAATCATGCAGCTCTACATTCCAGTGTGAATGTTTGGAGTTGGCGCTCAAGGCCGGCAATATTCACAGGCGATTTAACGTTTTGAAGCTTACATGCCAAATGTCTGCCGAGATATAGCCTACATGCACAGACTTAAAACACTCACAAGTGCAAAACGTCTCTCCACTGAGAGAAACATTTTCTGTTTACTTCAGATTAAAGAAGTGTCTCTTAACACCATTTCTGGAGCTTTTCACACAAAACAAATTTTATACACACAAGATTTGAGAGCTGCGGCAAAGACTATCAGTGACTTTAACTTCTCTCCTAACTCTTACAAAGCAAGTCAAATAAATTCAGTATGACTTGTGACCCACTTTTATCATGATTTATGCCATTTTTAGGGCTTGATCCTGGTCACCTTTCAATTTCATCATATTGAACATTCTGCTAAACACCCTCAATCAAGAATAAATAGTCAAATCATCATGGTCAATCACAAGTGAGAGACTCACTGCCACGTGAGACTGTTTAAACGAGAATTCAGAAATAACAAGCAAAAAAAGGAACAGCTTCCATCTCATAATTCAGTTTAATCCACAACAACAGTATTATGCATTTGCTGGCTCTCAGTGGCAGGGAACCAAATGTTCTGGAACTTTAATGAACCTTTGGCTTTATTACACTTCATCGTCATGTGGTTGGTTGTGTGCTTTTGAAGCGACTCCAACAGAGGCTGTAATAGTGAGTGTAAGGCTTTCTCTGTTTAGTCTTCTGAGACTTTTCACACTTCTCCAGTTGTCCATGTCAAGTATACTGACACATGGCTATGTGATTAACAGCACCAAAGGAACTCTGTCTGTTTATAGGTCACATTAAAACTTACAGTGAGAAACTTGGGACCCTGTCTATCACATCCAAGCCCAGTGAATCTAAATCCTTTAGCAATCTGGGCTAATGAAAGCTTGACCCTGTCGCTATCAAAGCCAGATTTCCCCTGTATGTCTAAAGGCCTGGGGAATGGCCAGATTTGTCTCATGCATTTTCACGTCATTTTTAAAGAGTAAATGATTTTCTGGGGGTACttcaaatgaaatgaaatgcaaAAGACACAttaaaaatgctatttattcAAAAATTGGCTGTATGCCTTTTCTATGACAGACATGTTTTCAAAATTTCAAATTAAAGAGGTGATACTAGCAAAATAAAGTTTCCAAAAATAGTatggaatattttttttcaagatttttaaaaactttctcttgaaaatataaaaatcgttTAGAAAATATCGACTAAACGGTGTACCCAAGTATATTTCAAACCCATTAAATCATAATATTTGAAGATCATCATCATGGTTCAACACACACAAAGTATGCCTAAAAACCTGCTGGCAACTAAATGTTTATAAGATTTTCTCCTAGCTCGCACATCCTGACTTGCCATTGACCGAAACGCGGAACATTTTAAAACTGAGCAAATTTGATCACACTTAAATGTAGGATAACACACCTTAAATTTGTCATAACGGATgccagcagcagcacattttAGACAACAGCTAAGATCTCATCTGCTGAACCCGTCATCTGTGTCTAATTAAAACTTTCACAAGTCGACAAACTAACATGAGAGCTTTCGCATCGACTAACGCATTAGAGAGGAAGTAACAAGTGATTTGAGAGAACAACACAAGACTGGCTCCCATAACACAAATACATTCACACGTGGTGTATTTGCAACATCTCTACCGCCTCAACGTTGCTGCGGGGCTCATTGTAACTTCGCGTTATTTATGAAACATACTAAAAAGGTTTTACATCGACCTACCTTTTTCCGGGGGACCTGGCCACAAATTTTGCTGTTGTGACAACCCATACTCCGCTGCCTCGCCTCTATTTTCTACCCAGTCTTCGGTAGTAACTTTTTGCCTGTGTGTAGCAGTTCAAATAAGAGCTCTCTCATTGATCCGCTCGAATAGGCTGAGACTGGGCAGAGGGGCGGGAACTGCAGGGTCAGGGTTGCGTTCCAAAAACGCAGGCTACATTTACATGAACAATTTACGCCAAGACAAGCTGAAAATCGGTGAATCCGTGCACAGCACCGTGAACTGGCGTCACGTAGCCTACACCGCAGCTTCCTCGAATGTACGCAAAGTGCAAATGGCTTTGAATA from Pseudorasbora parva isolate DD20220531a chromosome 11, ASM2467924v1, whole genome shotgun sequence harbors:
- the ccdc69 gene encoding coiled-coil domain-containing protein 69, coding for MGCHNSKICGQVPRKKKKNKAQDGKKHTKDIKLQEAGVTHSSEEQHSGLENQLETYGWQLKILHAVLTASGDQEREQLLKDHPGDICTLVHSITEKVKTEITADLNDLHEKQMRSTLERHESETEELQRLHNEEKNVLNESHAAAENALKDQIEELTSELKLFNELKRRAEESTLKRDLQRNIETHGSPGEFWEQEQESLLFVIEMKRECLKDQGNKLLQMETLVEKNLSLEDQLLHALQQNEDYSVRIDNYQSLIQQLSKEQNELQEALEKQSLQNQKLSQEKEELLFKLLHRRDSCSSFHLPSVMPTEVSPS